From Vigna unguiculata cultivar IT97K-499-35 chromosome 5, ASM411807v1, whole genome shotgun sequence, the proteins below share one genomic window:
- the LOC114183949 gene encoding pentatricopeptide repeat-containing protein At1g80880, mitochondrial produces MAAPLWRYYSYFSCRLQGIAKPNSQLTVPVVGIGSSNKFSSEALHQTVSLHSRTHNQYHAPFDFNFNLDDPSLPEFLELLKKIAHSSSQAEGFHSSSFQVNRDLICSAIWALREEWKPAFLAFKWNCHLNDEKVCNLMIWVSATHGKFSTAWCIIRDMHHSSLSTRQAMLIMIDRYASVNNTAKAIQTFNFMDTFRLTPDQEAFHALLAALCKYGNVEEAEEFMLVNKKLFLLETKSFNIILNGWCNITKDVYEAKRVWREMSKYCITPDGTSYSYMISCFSKEGNLFDSLRLYDQMKKRGWTPGIEVYNSLVYVLSRANCLKEALRTIDKLKEQGLQPDSSTFNSMILPLCETGKLAEARVVFNTMVEENFSPTTETYHAFFEGTDYQGSLEFLSRMKDSGLGPNKDSFLIILTKFLKLKQPVNALKIWTEMKAYDLVPSCVHYKVMVEGLVNCRWFIKARYFYEEMISNGCSADPKLNKLFQKEVTVSGDKGKQNVRNASSSKSVKYSIK; encoded by the exons ATGGCTGCACCTCTCTGGCGCTACTATTCTTACTTTTCATGCAGGTTGCAAGGCATCGCAAAACCAAATTCCCAACTGACTGTGCCCGTAGTCGGAATTGGAAGCAGTAATAAATTTTCCTCTGAGGCATTGCATCAAACAGTTTCATTACACTCTCGGACTCACAACCAGTACCATGCGCCTTTTGACTTCAACTTCAACTTGGATGACCCATCACTACCAGAGTTTCTAGAATTGCTCAAAAAAATTGCCCATTCGTCTTCGCAAGCAGAGGGTTTCCATTCATCAAGTTTCCAAGTAAATAGGGATTTGATATGTTCCGCTATTTGGGCATTGAGGGAGGAATGGAAACCTGCATTCCTTGCCTTCAAATGGAATTGCCATCTTAACGACGAGAAAGTTTGCAACTTGATGATCTGGGTATCGGCAACTCATGGAAAGTTTTCCACTGCTTGGTGCATCATTCGAGATATGCATCATTCGTCTCTCTCTACGCGTCAAGCTATGCTTATTATGATTGATAG ATATGCATCTGTAAACAACACAGCCAAGGCTATTCAAACATTCAACTTTATGGACACGTTCAGATTGACTCCTGATCAAGAAGCATTTCATGCACTTTTGGCTGCTCTTTGTAAATATGGAAACGTTGAAGAGGCCGAAGAGTTTATGCTAGTGAATAAGAAGCTCTTCCTACTTGAGACAAAGAGCTTTAACATTATTCTTAATGGATGGTGTAACATAACAAAGGATGTATATGAAGCAAAAAGAGTTTGGAGAGAAATGTCAAAATACTGTATAACACCCGATGGTACTTCGTATAGCTACATGATTTCCTGCTTCTCAAAGGAAGGGAACCTCTTTGACTCTCTTAGACTCTATGATCAGATGAAGAAAAGGGGATGGACCCCTGGAATAGAGGTATACAATTCGTTGGTATATGTTTTAAGTCGTGCCAATTGCTTGAAGGAAGCTCTTAGGACTATAGATAAGTTGAAAGAACAAGGTTTGCAGCCTGATTCTTCGACCTTCAATTCCATGATACTCCCTCTTTGTGAAACTGGAAAACTAGCGGAGGCAAGGGTAGTATTTAACACAATGGTAGAAGAGAATTTTAGTCCAACCACTGAAACCTACCATGCATTTTTTGAGGGAACAGATTATCAAGGATCATTGGAATTTCTGAGTAGGATGAAAGATTCTGGTCTGGGTCCAAATAAGGATTCCTTTCTCATAATTCTGACAAAATTCTTAAAGTTGAAACAACCTGTAAATGCACTGAAAATTTGGACTGAAATGAAAGCATATGATTTGGTCCCTAGTTGTGTGCATTACAAAGTAATGGTTGAAGGGCTTGTAAATTGTAGGTGGTTCATAAAGGCCAGATATTTTTATGAGGAGATGATTTCAAATGGATGTTCAGCAGATCCAAAGCTTAATAAGCTCTTCCAGAAAGAAGTAACAGTTAGTGGTGATAAAGGAAAACAGAATGTTAGAAATGCTAGTAGTAGTAAAAGTGTGAAATATTCTATAAAATGA
- the LOC114183684 gene encoding uncharacterized protein LOC114183684: MGIIRSCFSFISGTVCGVYLAQNYQVPNITKLADTALFMAKVVEEKYRKPKKWDDDDDV, translated from the coding sequence ATGGGTATAATTAGGAGTTGCTTCTCTTTCATATCAGGGACAGTATGTGGGGTTTACTTGGCTCAGAATTATCAAGTTCCTAATATCACAAAGTTAGCTGACACTGCCTTGTTCATGGCAAAAGTTGTGGAGGAAAAATACCGCAAGCCCAAGAAGtgggatgatgatgatgatgtttaG
- the LOC114185256 gene encoding putative receptor-like protein kinase At1g80870 — MPSRPFPPTSPTKTKALFLALTISACVVIFCSIVYFLYHLWLSLVHRAKTIPFDASAPLKLQRFAYKDLKHATNGFDTANVIGKGGSGTVFRGVLKDGKLIAIKRLDQLSLQSEREFQNELQILGGLRSPFLVTLLGYCVEKNKRVLVYEYMPNRSLQESLFGDEGLSLSWESRFCIILDVARAMEFLHLGCDPPVIHGDIKPSNVLLDAEWRGKISDFGLSRIKVEGEFGVDLFSQDLGRSQDLWKSQELSGNLTNLTAETPAIGTPVESVSEVDFALALQASSSSKNSRTCFNVKALNLNSLNYNANIAGESEIRSVNAKGKEISALDRDEWNGKFFPYDDELSSIDYSKELTVNASPLVDDEKANGKQWGKDWWWRQDGSGELCSKDYVMEWIGSQICPSNPDWDHGKNNVQEKVELETSSPKDKDQDAIAPQPQVFGVGHNTTDNGIEKKESRGKKNQKKKHRKMQEWWREEHLAELSKKTNKLKNLHTKWKKGMKVPHFDLGRRFYLCRRKKFGEEGQDECDQNGEFSFRRGWKKKSTLSIGSDMWSGDLFSRELSSTTSMRGTLCYVAPEYGGCGFLMEKADIYSFGVLILVIVSGRRPLHVLASPMKLEKANLISWCRHLAQAGNILELVDERLKEDFNKEQASLCINLALTCLQKIPELRLDIGDIVKILKGEMDLPPLPFELSPSPPSKFYGRTRRKQKSTAE; from the coding sequence ATGCCTTCAAGACCCTTTCCTCCCACAAGTCCCACAAAAACCAAGGCCCTCTTCCTAGCACTCACCATTTCAGCTTGTGTTGTGATTTTCTGCTCAATCGTTTACTTCCTCTACCATCTGTGGCTTTCTCTAGTTCACAGGGCCAAGACCATCCCCTTTGATGCAAGTGCTCCCTTGAAGCTCCAAAGATTCGCATACAAAGATTTAAAGCACGCCACCAATGGCTTCGACACTGCGAATGTAATTGGCAAAGGTGGCTCTGGCACTGTTTTCAGAGGCGTGCTTAAAGACGGCAAGTTGATTGCCATCAAGCGTCTGGACCAATTGTCTTTGCAGTCAGAGAGAGAGTTTCAAAACGAGCTGCAGATTCTTGGAGGGTTAAGGTCACCATTTTTGGTGACTCTTTTGGGTTACTGTGTGGAAAAGAACAAAAGGGTGCTGGTGTATGAGTATATGCCCAACAGAAGCTTGCAGGAGTCCCTCTTTGGAGATGAGGGTTTGAGTTTGAGTTGGGAGAGCAGGTTTTGCATAATATTGGATGTTGCTAGAGCTATGGAGTTCTTGCACCTTGGATGTGATCCTCCAGTGATCCATGGTGATATCAAGCCAAGCAATGTTCTGCTTGATGCAGAGTGGCGTGGGAAGATCTCCGACTTTGGCTTGTCAAGGATTAAGGTGGAGGGTGAGTTTGGTGTTGACTTGTTTAGCCAGGACCTAGGGAGGAGCCAGGATCTATGGAAAAGCCAAGAGCTTTCAGGTAATTTGACTAATTTGACTGCAGAAACTCCTGCTATTGGTACTCCGGTTGAGAGTGTCAGTGAAGTAGATTTTGCTCTAGCTTTGCAAGCCTCTTCTTCATCTAAAAATAGTAGGACCTGCTTTAATGTCAAAgctttgaatttgaattctttGAATTATAATGCCAATATTGCTGGTGAAAGTGAAATCAGGAGTGTGAATGCAAAGGGTAAGGAAATATCAGCTTTGGATAGAGATGAGTGGAATGGTAAGTTTTTTCCTTATGATGATGAGCTTTCTAGCATTGATTATAGTAAGGAGTTAACAGTGAATGCTTCTCCTTTGGTGGATGATGAAAAGGCAAATGGGAAACAGTGGGGAAAGGACTGGTGGTGGAGACAGGATGGAAGTGGAGAGTTATGTAGTAAAGACTATGTTATGGAGTGGATTGGGAGTCAGATTTGTCCATCAAACCCTGATTGGGATCATGGTAAGAACAATGTTCAAGAGAAAGTGGAGTTGGAAACTTCAAGCCCAAAGGATAAAGACCAAGATGCAATTGCACCCCAGCCACAGGTGTTTGGGGTAGGACACAATACTACAGATAATGGGATTGAGAAAAAAGAGTCAAGGGGAAAGAAAAATCAGAAAAAGAAACACAGGAAGATGCAAGAGTGGTGGAGAGAAGAGCATCTGGCTGAATTAAGCAAGAAGACAAATAAACTGAAAAATCTTCACACTAAATGGAAGAAAGGAATGAAAGTGCCCCATTTTGATTTGGGTAGAAGGTTTTATCTTTGCAGACGTAAGAAGTTTGGAGAGGAGGGTCAAGATGAATGTGATCAAAATGGAGAGTTTAGCTTCAGAAGAGGGTGGAAGAAAAAGAGTACTCTTTCCATTGGTAGTGACATGTGGAGTGGAGATCTTTTCAGCCGCGAGCTCAGCAGCACAACTAGCATGAGAGGGACACTGTGTTATGTGGCACCAGAATATGGAGGGTGTGGATTCTTGATGGAGAAAGCTGATATTTATAGTTTTGGAGTTTTGATTCTTGTGATTGTGTCAGGTAGGAGACCCTTACATGTTCTTGCATCACCCATGAAGCTAGAGAAAGCTAACCTGATAAGCTGGTGTAGACACTTGGCTCAAGCTGGTAACATTTTAGAACTAGTTGATGAGAGATTGAAAGAGGATTTCAACAAGGAGCAAGCAAGCCTGTGTATCAATTTGGCACTCACTTGCTTACAGAAAATTCCTGAGTTGAGGCTGGATATTGGGGATATTGTTAAGATTTTGAAGGGGGAGATGGATCTTCCACCACTTCCATTTGAGCTCTCCCCTTCTCCACCTTCCAAATTTTACGGCAGAACAAGGAGAAAACAGAAGAGCACTGCAGAATAG